One Algoriphagus sp. Y33 genomic window, AGAAAACCTGTGAAATCGAGGAGATCAAAACCGCATTGTATGCCATTTACCAGGACGGCTATTACTATTCAGAATGGGCGGACAGTGCGGTATTTCACCTTGCACATTCCAAATCGCTGAAATCACAAAACCTATCCCCAAGAGAATTGGAATTTATCCGCCTTTGTTGTTCCGAACTAAGCTATAACGAAATAGCAGAGCAAATGGAAACCACCTATAAAACAGTAGAAAGCTACCGTGAACGGGTATGTAATAAACTCAACTTAAAAAGCAGGCCCGGCCTGGTCATGTATGCCGTTCAAACAGGCATCTATTGCCTGGATATTCATATAGACCGGGACGACTTTGTACCAATCATTAAAACCAAAAACTGAAGTATATATGAACAAGTACAAGATTTTTTTAGGTGTTACCATTTTTCTGATGGCTTGCGAACCTGCTCAAAGTGATTCCTCTACCGGGAGCAATGCGTCAGGTAATTTACAATCTGCATTTCCGACAGAGTCAGCCATCCCATTGGATTCGGCGAATAAAATGATCAACAGTTACCTCACAAGCATCAATGCCAGCACCGATACAACCAAGATCCAATCCCTGATTTTTGATGCCGAACCATTGCGGTACTACCTCAATG contains:
- a CDS encoding response regulator transcription factor; this translates as MTETQVIKIALADDHAVTRRGTISLLESLGGFKVVTSAGDGKELLEELAKAEQQADICIVDIAMPSMDGFTLTGQLKRKWPEIKVLALSTYNYTNYIIRMILAGANGFLKKTCEIEEIKTALYAIYQDGYYYSEWADSAVFHLAHSKSLKSQNLSPRELEFIRLCCSELSYNEIAEQMETTYKTVESYRERVCNKLNLKSRPGLVMYAVQTGIYCLDIHIDRDDFVPIIKTKN